Proteins encoded by one window of Sorangium aterium:
- the pyrF gene encoding orotidine-5'-phosphate decarboxylase, translating into MVNFSSVRQRTSLGSGSLDEARRRLVFPLDYANLDDARAAATRIAPSIGVLKVGLELFVREGPRAVEFGKSLGLDVFLDLKLHDIPETVARAVAGAAALGVRYLTVHAAGGAEMLRRAALEAARSQDMILLAVTVLTSLDDGDLAAQGVQGSASEHVVRLAQLARGAGVHGFVASPHEVPALREALGRGELIVTPGIRLGPGAGGAQGDDQKRIATPSAAISAGADLLVVGRPIRDAADPLATARSIVQEIAHTLHPPR; encoded by the coding sequence ATGGTCAACTTCAGCTCCGTCAGGCAGAGAACGAGCCTCGGCAGCGGTTCGCTCGACGAGGCGCGCCGCAGGCTCGTCTTCCCGCTCGACTACGCGAACCTCGACGACGCCAGGGCGGCGGCGACCCGCATCGCCCCCTCGATCGGCGTGCTCAAGGTCGGTCTGGAGCTGTTCGTCCGCGAGGGGCCGAGGGCGGTCGAGTTCGGCAAGTCGCTCGGGCTCGACGTCTTCCTCGATCTGAAGCTGCACGACATCCCCGAGACGGTGGCGCGGGCGGTGGCGGGCGCCGCCGCGCTCGGGGTCCGGTACCTGACGGTGCACGCGGCCGGCGGCGCCGAGATGCTGAGGCGCGCGGCCCTCGAGGCGGCGCGCTCTCAGGACATGATCCTGCTCGCCGTCACCGTGCTCACGTCGCTCGACGACGGCGATCTCGCCGCGCAGGGCGTGCAGGGCAGCGCGTCCGAGCACGTGGTCCGGCTGGCGCAGCTCGCGCGCGGCGCCGGCGTCCACGGCTTCGTCGCCTCGCCGCACGAGGTGCCCGCGCTGCGGGAGGCGCTCGGGCGGGGCGAGCTCATCGTGACGCCGGGCATCCGCCTCGGCCCAGGCGCGGGCGGCGCGCAAGGCGATGATCAGAAGCGCATCGCCACCCCCTCGGCCGCGATCTCGGCCGGCGCAGATCTCCTCGTGGTCGGCCGCCCGATCCGCGACGCGGCCGATCCGCTCGCCACGGCGCGCTCGATCGTCCAGGAGATCGCGCACACGCTCCACCCCCCGCGCTGA
- a CDS encoding TrmH family RNA methyltransferase translates to MSRLVYGLQPVREAIRAHGARVGWVLVQRDGGPKLDALARLAEGQGIPTERAPRNELDRRSAGGRHQGAVASAPELRIVGVDEIPVVEEGQPGAGTITVALDGVMDPQNFGAVIRSAVALGARAILWPEHSSAPLTPATFRASAGAIEHARLCRVPSLPDALEALAARGVAAIALDAQGPVELGELPLTGPVAIVIGAEDKGTRRSVRRVCQHVARLPMTGPIASLNASVAGAIALYEVVRQRRASSA, encoded by the coding sequence GTGAGCCGCCTCGTCTACGGTCTCCAGCCGGTTCGTGAGGCGATCCGCGCGCACGGCGCGCGGGTCGGGTGGGTCCTCGTCCAACGCGACGGCGGCCCGAAGCTCGACGCGCTCGCGCGCCTCGCGGAGGGCCAGGGCATCCCGACCGAGCGCGCGCCCCGCAACGAGCTCGATCGCCGCAGCGCCGGCGGCCGCCACCAGGGGGCCGTGGCCTCGGCGCCCGAGCTCCGGATCGTCGGTGTCGACGAGATCCCGGTCGTCGAGGAGGGCCAGCCCGGCGCCGGCACGATCACGGTGGCGCTCGACGGCGTCATGGACCCGCAGAACTTCGGCGCTGTGATCCGCAGCGCCGTCGCCCTGGGCGCCCGGGCCATCCTGTGGCCCGAGCACAGCTCGGCGCCGCTCACCCCGGCGACCTTCCGGGCGTCCGCGGGCGCGATCGAGCACGCGAGGCTGTGCCGCGTCCCCTCGTTGCCCGACGCCCTGGAGGCGCTCGCCGCCCGAGGCGTCGCCGCGATAGCGCTCGATGCCCAGGGTCCGGTGGAGCTCGGCGAGCTGCCCCTGACAGGCCCTGTCGCGATCGTCATCGGCGCCGAGGACAAGGGCACGCGCCGCTCGGTCCGCCGCGTCTGCCAGCACGTCGCCCGGCTCCCCATGACCGGCCCCATCGCCTCGCTGAACGCCTCGGTCGCAGGGGCGATAGCGCTCTACGAAGTCGTCCGGCAGCGCCGCGCATCGAGCGCGTAG
- a CDS encoding cysteine desulfurase family protein has product MHPAARAIYLDWNATTPPHPEVLAAMQAAAEVAWANPASVHGPGRRARAFIEQAREAVARLTGFDARDVVLTSGGTEANNLALCHAFDERSGALVVSRIEHPSVTRAAEALAGRGVHVAWIDPEPSGRVAPEAIAAAVDRAAAVAPVRLVSLQAVNHETGVIQPIAEAAAIVHARGARLHVDAVQAVGRLPPEAWAGADLASVAAHKLRGPKGIGALAVRPGIRLRPVLLGGAQERGLRPGTQDPLAAAGFAVAARRAIGGPARYAALAPLRDRLEAELVEIGRAAGAAPIRNGDGDRAPHVTNLSWPGWRGDELCAALDLEGVAVSSGSACSAGTAEPSPVVTAMLGPERAASAVRFSIGEDTTEADLVEATRRVARVLSRLRSLRAGS; this is encoded by the coding sequence ATGCACCCAGCCGCTCGCGCCATCTACCTCGACTGGAACGCGACGACGCCGCCGCACCCCGAGGTCCTGGCGGCGATGCAGGCCGCGGCCGAGGTGGCCTGGGCCAACCCCGCGAGCGTCCACGGACCGGGGCGTCGGGCGCGCGCGTTCATCGAGCAGGCGCGCGAGGCGGTCGCCCGGCTGACGGGCTTCGACGCGCGCGACGTGGTCCTCACCTCGGGCGGCACCGAGGCCAACAACCTCGCGCTCTGCCACGCGTTCGACGAGCGATCCGGGGCGCTCGTCGTCTCGCGGATCGAGCACCCGTCGGTGACCCGCGCCGCCGAGGCGCTCGCCGGCCGCGGCGTGCACGTCGCGTGGATCGATCCCGAGCCGTCCGGCCGGGTCGCGCCGGAGGCGATCGCTGCCGCCGTGGATCGAGCGGCGGCCGTCGCGCCCGTGCGGCTCGTGAGCCTCCAGGCGGTGAACCACGAGACGGGGGTCATCCAGCCGATCGCCGAGGCAGCGGCGATCGTCCACGCCCGCGGGGCGCGCCTTCACGTGGACGCCGTCCAGGCCGTGGGACGCCTCCCGCCGGAGGCGTGGGCCGGGGCGGATCTCGCGTCGGTCGCGGCCCACAAGCTCCGCGGGCCGAAGGGGATCGGCGCCCTCGCGGTCCGGCCGGGCATCCGGCTCCGCCCCGTCCTGCTCGGAGGCGCGCAGGAGCGCGGGCTGCGGCCCGGGACGCAGGACCCGCTCGCGGCGGCCGGCTTCGCCGTTGCCGCGCGGCGCGCGATCGGCGGTCCTGCCCGCTACGCAGCGCTCGCCCCGCTCCGCGATCGCCTCGAGGCCGAGCTCGTCGAGATCGGGCGCGCGGCGGGCGCCGCGCCGATCCGCAACGGGGACGGCGACCGCGCCCCCCACGTCACGAACCTCTCCTGGCCCGGCTGGCGCGGCGACGAGCTCTGCGCCGCGCTCGACCTCGAGGGCGTCGCCGTGTCCAGCGGCTCGGCCTGCAGCGCCGGGACCGCCGAGCCTTCCCCGGTCGTCACGGCGATGCTCGGACCAGAGCGCGCGGCGTCCGCCGTGCGCTTCTCGATCGGCGAGGACACGACCGAGGCCGACCTCGTCGAGGCCACGCGCCGCGTGGCCCGCGTGCTCTCCCGCCTGCGATCGCTTCGAGCTGGAAGCTGA
- a CDS encoding hybrid sensor histidine kinase/response regulator, producing the protein MSKILHIEDDPANRLLVRKLLQNAGYEVLEAADGLEGVRLACTQHPDLVLVDLNIPGLDGFEVTLRLRGEASLAGVPIVAITAEGDRDTSLAVGCDGFLQKPIDARSFPSIIARYLSGAREELPASQGPLRLREQSQRIVAHLEQKVAELSRANARLRELDAARTEFYRNISHELATPMTPIVGYVKLLADEELGPLNKAQKKALLAMEDCVRRLRSLIDNLLDVTGIETGRMRFMHSEYDFLDTTRRALAQVADRFAEGKVQLVEELPRGPLPAWGDAGRLQRAMIQLFENAAKFTPAGGTAGVRVIVLQSGHYELCVADTGPGVKADRQSRIFEPFYQVDGSATRAYGGVGVGLAIARRTARGLGGDVRVASPSNEIIEGETLTGAAFYLTVARRAPFQDDGSSPGRLGPPSSPPTDPSSSI; encoded by the coding sequence ATGTCGAAAATCCTTCACATCGAGGACGACCCCGCGAACCGCCTGCTCGTCCGCAAGCTGCTCCAGAACGCGGGCTACGAGGTCCTAGAGGCCGCCGACGGGCTCGAAGGGGTACGTCTCGCCTGTACGCAGCACCCCGACCTCGTCCTCGTCGACCTGAACATCCCGGGCCTCGATGGATTCGAGGTCACCCTGCGCCTGCGCGGCGAGGCGTCGCTCGCCGGCGTCCCCATCGTGGCGATCACCGCCGAGGGCGACCGGGACACGAGCCTCGCCGTCGGCTGTGACGGCTTCCTCCAGAAGCCGATCGACGCGCGCTCCTTCCCGTCGATCATCGCCCGGTACCTCAGCGGCGCGCGCGAGGAGCTCCCCGCGTCCCAGGGGCCGCTCCGGCTGCGCGAGCAGAGCCAGCGCATCGTCGCCCACCTGGAGCAGAAGGTGGCCGAGCTCTCGCGCGCCAACGCCCGGCTCCGCGAGCTCGACGCCGCGCGCACCGAGTTCTACCGCAACATCTCCCACGAGCTCGCGACCCCGATGACCCCGATCGTCGGGTACGTGAAGCTGCTCGCCGACGAGGAGCTGGGCCCGCTCAACAAGGCGCAGAAGAAGGCGCTCCTCGCGATGGAGGACTGCGTCCGCAGGCTCCGCTCGCTCATCGACAACCTCCTCGACGTCACCGGCATCGAGACGGGCCGGATGCGCTTCATGCACTCCGAGTACGACTTCCTCGACACCACGCGGCGCGCCCTCGCCCAGGTCGCCGACCGCTTCGCCGAGGGGAAGGTCCAGCTCGTCGAGGAGCTGCCGCGCGGCCCGCTCCCCGCGTGGGGCGACGCGGGCCGCCTGCAGCGGGCGATGATCCAGCTGTTCGAGAACGCGGCGAAGTTCACGCCGGCCGGCGGCACCGCGGGCGTGCGGGTCATCGTGCTCCAGTCGGGGCACTACGAGCTCTGCGTCGCCGACACCGGGCCCGGGGTCAAGGCGGACCGCCAGTCGCGCATCTTCGAGCCGTTCTACCAGGTCGACGGCTCGGCCACGCGCGCCTACGGCGGCGTCGGCGTCGGGCTCGCGATCGCGCGGCGCACCGCCCGGGGGCTCGGCGGCGACGTGCGCGTCGCGTCTCCCAGCAACGAGATCATCGAGGGGGAGACGCTGACCGGGGCCGCGTTCTACCTGACGGTCGCCCGGCGAGCGCCCTTCCAGGACGATGGCAGCTCCCCCGGCCGGCTCGGCCCGCCCTCGTCGCCGCCCACCGATCCCTCGTCGTCCATCTGA
- the lnt gene encoding apolipoprotein N-acyltransferase: MTTAHQQESEAAVADAGGGETASLPLPDAPRSAGDPPASAGSAARALPARLAYALAALSGLFYFLGFPGVDLWPISFFGLVPLIVALRGQTPARAALLGWIAGFVMTMTGFYWLLEMLRVFSGFPTVLCALFMAILCGYQAGRIALCGWLYGRAEARGWPGSVAFALAFVTSELVYPLLFPWYYGASVHNAPVMGQVADLGGPYLVGLVLVAANLAIAELVMHQLDRAPPSPAPGDAGPARRGRPLNRAVLAVGIAAPALAAVYGVLRIRAVDAAAAAAEPIKIGIVQPNLALFDRGNALKIHVSRTRELAQQGAELVVWSEAGVPQAFRESAYQREVQRSLTRRLGVPTVVGTVIHRQAADRNERGVSFNTALMAGKDGEILGRYDKQYLLAFGEYLPFGEMVPYLYKLSPNSGRFSSGTSFAPLEWEGHRLATMICYEDILPHFVNKLVAQGDPDLLVNLTNDAWFGDSTEPWIHLALAKMRSIEHRRYLVRATNSGVSAIVDPVGRVVTHSDTFKEQSLLGEARFMHGQTVYGTVKDIPWYVAAAASAAMALFTRPKRRRPRRGEA, translated from the coding sequence ATGACGACCGCGCACCAGCAAGAGAGCGAGGCTGCCGTCGCAGACGCCGGGGGTGGAGAGACCGCCAGCCTCCCGCTGCCGGACGCGCCGCGCAGCGCGGGCGACCCCCCCGCGAGCGCGGGGAGCGCTGCCCGCGCGCTGCCCGCCCGCCTCGCCTATGCGCTCGCGGCGCTCAGCGGGCTCTTCTACTTCCTCGGGTTTCCTGGGGTGGATCTCTGGCCGATCTCGTTCTTCGGCCTCGTCCCGCTGATCGTCGCGCTGCGCGGACAGACGCCCGCGCGCGCGGCGCTGCTCGGCTGGATCGCCGGCTTCGTCATGACGATGACCGGCTTCTACTGGCTGCTCGAGATGCTGCGGGTGTTCAGCGGATTCCCCACGGTCCTCTGCGCGCTCTTCATGGCCATCCTCTGCGGCTACCAGGCCGGGAGGATCGCCCTGTGCGGCTGGCTCTACGGGCGGGCCGAGGCGCGCGGATGGCCTGGCTCGGTGGCCTTCGCGCTCGCGTTCGTGACGAGCGAGCTCGTCTACCCGCTGCTCTTCCCCTGGTACTACGGCGCCTCGGTCCACAACGCGCCGGTGATGGGCCAGGTCGCGGATCTCGGCGGCCCCTACCTCGTCGGCCTGGTGCTGGTCGCCGCGAACCTCGCGATCGCCGAGCTCGTGATGCACCAGCTGGATCGCGCGCCCCCGAGCCCTGCGCCGGGCGACGCCGGCCCGGCGCGGCGCGGCCGCCCGCTGAACCGCGCGGTCCTCGCTGTGGGGATCGCCGCCCCCGCCCTCGCCGCCGTGTATGGCGTCCTCCGGATCCGCGCCGTGGACGCGGCCGCCGCCGCGGCCGAGCCGATCAAGATCGGGATCGTCCAGCCGAACCTCGCGCTCTTCGACCGTGGGAACGCGCTCAAGATCCACGTGAGCCGGACCCGGGAGCTCGCGCAGCAGGGCGCGGAGCTCGTCGTGTGGAGCGAGGCAGGCGTGCCGCAAGCCTTCCGCGAGTCGGCCTACCAGAGAGAGGTCCAGCGGTCGCTCACGCGCCGCCTCGGCGTCCCCACGGTGGTCGGCACGGTCATCCACCGGCAGGCGGCCGACCGGAACGAGCGCGGCGTGAGCTTCAACACGGCGCTCATGGCCGGCAAGGACGGCGAGATCCTCGGTCGATACGACAAGCAGTACCTGCTCGCGTTCGGCGAGTACCTCCCGTTCGGCGAGATGGTCCCGTACCTCTACAAGCTGTCGCCGAACTCGGGCCGCTTCAGCTCCGGCACGTCGTTCGCTCCGCTCGAGTGGGAAGGCCACAGGCTCGCGACGATGATCTGCTACGAGGACATCCTGCCCCACTTCGTGAACAAGCTGGTCGCCCAGGGCGACCCCGACCTCCTCGTCAACCTCACGAACGACGCCTGGTTCGGCGACTCGACGGAGCCGTGGATCCACCTCGCGCTCGCGAAGATGCGCTCGATCGAGCACCGCCGCTACCTCGTGCGCGCCACGAACAGCGGCGTCTCCGCGATCGTCGACCCGGTCGGGCGGGTCGTCACGCACAGCGACACGTTCAAGGAGCAGTCGCTCCTCGGCGAAGCCCGGTTCATGCACGGGCAGACCGTCTACGGAACCGTGAAGGACATCCCGTGGTACGTCGCCGCGGCCGCGAGCGCCGCGATGGCGCTGTTCACGCGGCCGAAGCGCCGACGGCCCCGGCGCGGCGAAGCCTGA
- a CDS encoding IS4 family transposase: MGSPAAENAAALAEEMSDAPFGDVRLSKRQSKLVQKLAQAPDKSFPSLLSDSELEAAYRFFGNDAVTPAAILAPHVRATLARMEAEPVVLAIHDTTTLSFRSDGQRQGLGRLRSSGQTFFAHFTLAVSGDGVRRPLGVLALSTHVRDEDTTGNEHDRWGEQVEQVAALGCAPHALVHVMDREGDDYGLFAQLLGAGHRFVIRLAHNRLVEAAALGEEAKLEHALAQVQAVAVREVELSPRPAGNRSPQQKRLHPTRAGRLAKLALGSTRVTLRRPRSQPRELPATLSLQVVRVWELEPPPGEAPVEWVLLTNEPVESGEQLTQLVDWYRARWMVEEFFKALKTGCAYEKRQIEDLHGLRNVLALFAPIAWQLLLLRSEARRAPEQPATAVLTPTQLAVLRVFARKPLPENATARDAFLAIAALGGHLRRNGEPGWQTLGRGYEQLLTLVQGWSAAREVGEI; this comes from the coding sequence ATGGGTTCACCCGCAGCAGAGAACGCGGCCGCACTCGCCGAGGAGATGAGCGACGCGCCCTTCGGCGATGTGCGGCTTTCGAAGCGCCAGAGCAAGCTGGTGCAAAAGCTGGCGCAGGCGCCGGACAAGAGCTTCCCCTCGCTGCTGTCCGACAGCGAGCTGGAGGCTGCGTACCGTTTCTTCGGCAACGACGCCGTCACGCCCGCGGCGATCCTGGCTCCGCATGTGCGCGCCACCCTCGCGCGCATGGAGGCCGAGCCGGTCGTGCTCGCCATCCATGACACCACGACCCTCTCCTTCCGCTCGGACGGCCAGCGGCAGGGGCTCGGCCGGCTGCGCTCCTCGGGGCAGACGTTCTTCGCCCACTTCACCTTGGCCGTCAGCGGCGATGGGGTGCGTCGCCCGCTCGGCGTGCTCGCTCTGAGCACGCACGTGCGCGACGAGGACACGACGGGCAACGAGCACGACCGCTGGGGAGAGCAGGTGGAACAGGTCGCTGCCCTGGGCTGTGCTCCGCACGCCTTGGTGCATGTCATGGACCGCGAGGGCGACGACTACGGCCTGTTCGCGCAGCTGCTGGGCGCAGGGCATCGGTTCGTGATCCGGCTGGCACACAATCGCCTCGTCGAGGCCGCCGCCCTCGGAGAGGAGGCGAAACTTGAGCACGCGCTCGCGCAAGTTCAAGCGGTCGCTGTGCGCGAGGTAGAGCTTTCCCCACGGCCGGCGGGCAACCGTAGCCCTCAACAGAAACGCCTGCATCCCACCCGTGCCGGACGCCTGGCGAAGCTCGCCCTTGGCAGCACGCGCGTGACGCTGCGACGACCCAGATCGCAGCCGCGTGAGCTGCCGGCGACACTCTCGCTTCAGGTCGTGCGTGTCTGGGAGCTCGAGCCGCCGCCGGGCGAAGCGCCGGTCGAGTGGGTGCTGCTCACCAACGAGCCGGTCGAGTCCGGCGAGCAGCTGACGCAGCTGGTCGACTGGTACCGGGCGCGCTGGATGGTGGAGGAATTCTTCAAGGCCCTGAAGACCGGGTGCGCCTACGAGAAGCGCCAGATCGAGGACCTGCACGGCTTGCGCAACGTGCTGGCGCTCTTCGCGCCCATCGCCTGGCAGCTATTGCTGCTGCGCAGCGAGGCTCGGCGCGCTCCGGAGCAGCCCGCGACCGCCGTGCTCACGCCCACCCAGCTCGCGGTGCTGCGGGTCTTCGCGCGCAAGCCCCTGCCCGAGAACGCCACGGCCCGCGATGCCTTCCTGGCGATCGCCGCGCTCGGCGGACACCTCCGGCGAAACGGCGAGCCCGGCTGGCAGACCTTGGGCCGTGGCTACGAGCAGCTCCTCACCCTCGTTCAGGGCTGGAGCGCCGCGAGGGAGGTGGGGGAAATATGA
- a CDS encoding DUF72 domain-containing protein — protein sequence MITVGCAGFPVPATRYFREFMFVEVQETHVSLPGPGTIRRWRREAPGGFRFALLGPREIGQEGFRDGKVIETALKSIEAVADELEAKLAVFVGPPEFTPTRANKAILRDFLVNVKKRFERVVFEPPPGWDPDECDELTQEVGALAARDPLNAGLSRLKVAYYRLHGPAGHKSRYEDPAIERLAEIARGAKHDDATYVFTNVDMFADAKRFKKAMKL from the coding sequence ATGATTACCGTCGGCTGCGCCGGTTTTCCCGTCCCAGCGACGCGCTATTTCCGCGAGTTCATGTTCGTGGAGGTGCAGGAGACCCATGTGTCCCTTCCGGGACCTGGAACGATCCGGCGCTGGCGGCGCGAAGCTCCAGGCGGCTTTCGTTTCGCCCTGCTCGGTCCGCGCGAGATCGGGCAGGAGGGGTTTCGGGACGGCAAGGTGATCGAGACGGCGCTCAAGAGCATCGAGGCGGTCGCGGACGAGCTCGAGGCGAAGCTCGCCGTCTTCGTCGGCCCCCCGGAGTTCACGCCGACGCGCGCGAACAAGGCCATCCTGCGCGACTTCCTCGTCAACGTGAAGAAGCGCTTCGAGCGCGTCGTCTTCGAGCCTCCGCCGGGGTGGGATCCGGACGAGTGCGACGAGCTCACCCAGGAGGTCGGTGCGCTCGCCGCGCGCGATCCGCTGAACGCGGGCCTCTCGCGGCTGAAGGTGGCCTACTACCGCCTGCACGGTCCCGCGGGGCACAAGTCGCGCTACGAGGATCCGGCGATCGAGCGGCTCGCGGAGATCGCGCGCGGCGCGAAGCACGACGACGCGACGTACGTGTTCACGAACGTCGACATGTTCGCCGACGCGAAGCGCTTCAAAAAGGCAATGAAGCTCTAG
- a CDS encoding ribonuclease H-like domain-containing protein encodes MTSFKSKLARLGPLPAERRGAAPLAPAPASLDRGPAVDGVGPSDAPPAPPPAAPAPSDAAPAAAVASTGVARPSLDDLRERISRIVARGAPPTPRADPARGELPFHVEQTPGGPLYASRTRSLAAARVGRAPLVAARDADPAMLALLSLDPALAGCDVRRALFLDTETTGLAGGTGTVPFLIGLAWFDPGADSAGPLGEPSSDGFVMEQLLLRRLGEEEPILRRLTERLAGASMIVTYNGKAFDMPLLRTRYVMNRLPPPPELPHLDLVHVARRIHKARLKSRTLIALEHDVLGRVRVGDVPGGEIVACYAHFLRTGDEEALLGVVEHNAADVLAMVALVGLYGEPLGSLAAGDLAGVAATLRRAGALERAAELADAAVERGGGAVARRARGDIAKARGDKARALADYEALAAEIDDPSVRLELAKLYEHHVRAFSRALELADQGTAEPEPAQARRRARLQRKVDRSAAVLALPFGQATGAGAGAVDGAAARPGSEPAAPRREGEE; translated from the coding sequence ATGACGTCGTTCAAGTCGAAGCTCGCGCGGCTCGGGCCGCTCCCGGCGGAGCGGCGCGGCGCTGCGCCGCTCGCCCCCGCGCCGGCGTCGCTCGACCGCGGTCCCGCCGTGGACGGCGTCGGCCCCTCCGATGCTCCTCCCGCACCGCCGCCCGCGGCGCCGGCTCCGAGCGACGCGGCGCCGGCCGCGGCGGTTGCGTCCACGGGCGTCGCTCGACCGTCGCTCGACGATCTGCGCGAGCGCATCTCCCGCATCGTCGCCCGGGGCGCGCCGCCGACCCCCAGGGCCGATCCCGCGCGCGGCGAGCTCCCCTTCCATGTCGAGCAGACGCCCGGGGGGCCTCTCTATGCGAGCCGCACCCGCTCGCTCGCGGCGGCCCGCGTCGGCCGCGCGCCGCTCGTCGCCGCGCGCGACGCCGATCCGGCCATGCTCGCGCTCCTGTCGCTCGACCCGGCGCTCGCCGGCTGCGATGTGCGGCGGGCGCTGTTCCTCGACACGGAGACCACGGGCCTCGCAGGCGGCACGGGCACCGTGCCGTTCCTGATCGGCCTCGCCTGGTTCGACCCCGGGGCGGACAGCGCGGGGCCGCTCGGCGAGCCCTCGTCCGACGGCTTCGTCATGGAGCAGCTCCTCCTGCGCCGCCTCGGCGAGGAGGAGCCCATCCTGCGCCGCCTCACCGAGCGCCTCGCCGGCGCCTCGATGATCGTCACGTACAACGGCAAGGCGTTCGACATGCCGCTCCTGCGCACGCGCTACGTGATGAACCGCCTGCCGCCGCCGCCGGAGCTGCCGCACCTCGATCTCGTCCACGTCGCGCGCCGCATCCACAAGGCCCGCCTGAAGAGCCGCACCCTCATCGCCCTCGAGCACGACGTGCTCGGCCGGGTGCGCGTCGGGGACGTGCCCGGCGGCGAGATCGTCGCGTGCTACGCCCACTTCCTGCGCACCGGCGACGAGGAGGCGCTGCTCGGCGTCGTCGAGCACAACGCCGCCGACGTCCTCGCGATGGTCGCGCTGGTCGGCCTCTACGGCGAGCCGCTCGGCAGCCTCGCCGCCGGCGATCTCGCCGGGGTGGCCGCGACGCTGCGGCGGGCGGGCGCGCTCGAGCGCGCGGCCGAGCTCGCGGACGCGGCCGTCGAGCGCGGCGGCGGCGCGGTCGCGCGGCGCGCGCGCGGCGACATCGCGAAGGCGCGCGGGGACAAGGCGCGGGCGCTCGCGGACTACGAGGCGCTCGCCGCCGAGATCGACGACCCCTCGGTGCGCCTCGAGCTCGCGAAGCTCTACGAGCACCACGTGCGCGCCTTCTCCCGCGCCCTCGAGCTGGCCGACCAGGGCACCGCGGAGCCCGAGCCCGCGCAGGCCCGCCGCCGAGCCCGCCTGCAGCGCAAGGTCGATCGCAGCGCCGCCGTGCTCGCGCTGCCGTTCGGGCAAGCCACCGGCGCGGGCGCGGGCGCGGTCGACGGCGCTGCGGCGCGCCCAGGCTCCGAGCCAGCGGCGCCGCGGCGCGAGGGCGAGGAGTGA
- the coaE gene encoding dephospho-CoA kinase (Dephospho-CoA kinase (CoaE) performs the final step in coenzyme A biosynthesis.) — MGIVLFGLTGGLGSGKSTVAAHFRARGLPVLDADALAREVVAKGTEGLDAVVRTLGPEVVSPDGSLDRARVAAVVFADPDKRRQLNAIVHPRITALTLERAAELQAQGEPLACYEAALLVENGVADAFRPLVVVAVPEAVQIARAMARDGATEHQVRARLAAQLPLARKVAVADYVIENSGDRAATERQADEVLASIRAKLGVGPSAARQGSGQDP; from the coding sequence ATGGGGATTGTCCTGTTCGGGCTCACGGGCGGCCTGGGATCCGGCAAGAGCACGGTGGCGGCTCACTTTCGCGCGCGGGGGCTTCCGGTCCTCGACGCCGACGCGCTCGCCCGCGAGGTGGTGGCGAAGGGAACCGAGGGGCTCGACGCGGTGGTGCGCACCCTGGGCCCGGAGGTGGTCTCGCCGGACGGCTCGCTCGATCGCGCGCGCGTCGCCGCTGTGGTGTTCGCCGACCCGGACAAGCGCCGCCAGCTGAACGCGATCGTGCACCCGCGCATCACCGCGCTCACGCTGGAGCGCGCCGCCGAGCTCCAGGCGCAGGGCGAGCCGCTGGCCTGCTACGAGGCGGCGCTCCTCGTCGAGAACGGGGTCGCCGACGCGTTTCGCCCGCTCGTCGTGGTCGCTGTGCCCGAGGCGGTCCAGATCGCCCGCGCGATGGCGCGGGACGGCGCGACCGAACACCAGGTGCGCGCCCGGCTCGCCGCGCAGCTCCCGCTCGCCCGCAAGGTCGCGGTGGCCGACTACGTCATCGAGAACTCCGGCGATCGCGCCGCGACCGAGCGGCAAGCCGACGAGGTGCTCGCCTCGATCCGGGCGAAGCTCGGTGTCGGTCCCAGCGCCGCGCGCCAGGGATCGGGCCAGGATCCCTGA